Proteins from one Blattabacterium sp. (Blattella germanica) str. Bge genomic window:
- a CDS encoding dihydrofolate reductase, protein MKIILIVAVSKNGFIGKNNQLMWHLPNDLKRFKNLTMGETILMGRKTFESIGKILPKRTNIILTRNKINFIKSFHSKHITKKIKILSSVKQIDNLKYERIFVIGGEKIYASFIEKAHSIELTLVHRKFYGDAKFPKIEANKWKKIYEFFYKKDKTHLYNYSFIRFEKKK, encoded by the coding sequence ATGAAAATTATTTTGATTGTAGCTGTTTCAAAAAACGGATTTATAGGAAAAAACAATCAACTTATGTGGCACTTGCCTAATGATTTAAAACGTTTTAAAAATTTAACTATGGGGGAAACAATATTAATGGGAAGAAAAACTTTCGAATCTATTGGAAAAATACTTCCAAAAAGAACAAACATTATATTAACTAGAAATAAAATAAACTTCATAAAATCATTTCACTCAAAACATATAACAAAGAAAATAAAAATTTTATCATCTGTAAAACAAATAGATAATTTAAAATATGAAAGAATATTTGTTATAGGAGGAGAAAAAATATATGCTTCTTTCATTGAAAAAGCACATTCAATAGAATTGACATTAGTTCACAGAAAATTTTATGGAGATGCAAAATTCCCAAAAATAGAAGCAAATAAATGGAAAAAGATATACGAATTTTTTTATAAAAAAGACAAAACTCATTTATATAATTATAGCTTTATCAGATTCGAAAAAAAAAAATAA
- a CDS encoding bifunctional nuclease family protein, which translates to MDQFIRLAIRGISLSQIQSGIYVLLLEEESGRIKLPIIIESLQAQSIASALGKRDPSRSFTHDLFLTFAKVFHIRLKAVVIYKLVNGIFFSYILFEGEEEEGEGGKIDKKEHKIDSKTSDAVALAVRFQAPIYTTREIFDKAGIYFENGFPIDKENETSETGIENSGFLFFKEKSQQDLEKMTERDLNALLNHAVINECYELAARIKKELDRRE; encoded by the coding sequence ATGGATCAATTCATTAGATTAGCTATACGGGGAATATCCTTGAGTCAAATACAATCTGGGATATATGTTTTATTACTTGAAGAAGAATCTGGAAGAATCAAACTTCCTATTATCATAGAAAGTTTACAAGCTCAATCTATTGCTTCTGCTTTAGGAAAAAGAGATCCATCTAGATCTTTTACGCATGATTTATTTCTTACTTTCGCAAAAGTATTTCATATTAGATTAAAAGCAGTTGTAATATATAAACTAGTAAATGGAATATTTTTTTCTTATATTTTGTTCGAAGGAGAAGAAGAAGAAGGAGAAGGAGGTAAAATAGATAAAAAAGAACATAAAATCGATTCAAAAACATCAGATGCTGTAGCTTTGGCTGTTAGATTTCAAGCACCTATTTATACAACAAGAGAAATATTTGATAAAGCTGGTATTTATTTTGAAAATGGGTTTCCTATTGATAAAGAAAATGAAACCTCTGAAACAGGAATAGAAAATAGTGGTTTTCTTTTTTTTAAAGAAAAAAGTCAACAAGATTTGGAAAAAATGACTGAAAGAGATCTCAATGCTCTTTTAAATCATGCAGTAATCAATGAATGTTATGAACTGGCAGCACGAATTAAGAAAGAATTAGATAGAAGAGAATAG
- a CDS encoding valine--tRNA ligase: protein MDISIKYDPKSVEKKRYHYWMKGNYFSSYPDDRIPYTIVMPPPNITGVLHIGHMLNNTIQDVLIRYARMKGYNACWIPGTDHASIATEAKVVDQLKKQGFSKSFLGRDKFLNYVLEWAKKHKNIIFDQLKKLGCSCDWKRTQFTMNQKLSKSVSKIFIDLYEHGYIYRDYHVVNWDPEAKTTLSDEEVVYKERIGQLYYLKYQIKGEKNYVTVATTRPETIFGDTALCFHPSDSRYFHLTGKYAKVPIINKYIPIIQDSYVDKDFGTGCLKITPAHDIHDKNIADKYKLDIIDIFNEDATLNEKGLHYKGMNRFEVRKKIIEELKQLGFLVRIEKYNHKIGFSERTLSIVEQRLSLQWFLKMKEISLPAIEAVKNGDIQFYPKKLNKIYFQWMNQIRDWNISRQLWWGHRLPVYYYGNKTNDFVVAESLEQALKKARKKSNNSYLSYDEIWQDPDVLDTWFSSWLFPLSVFDGICHPHNHEICYYYPTEDIVTGSDILFFWVARMIIAGLFFQKKKPFKRVFFTGIIRDSKNQKISKSLNNSPDPMDLMNQYGADAVRMGLMLKTSAGQDFHFDEKICLQGRNFSNKIWNAFRLIKSWKMQENKEIPDSSLIAIKWLKNRFYYVLEIFEKHFQEYRLDESLMVLYKFIWYDFCSYFLEIIKPIHGNRCISKIEYLSSVKFFENILKLLHPYMPFLSEEIWNLIEKRKPEEALIISSWPEKKYYDYEMLVSFEKVTQIISKIRNIRNQCHISYQKSFVLFAMRKKEKEEKEYDSIILKLANLSEIVSILEKPKNTPLFSFFLNTDQFFLSLTDESHNSSHVDIMSIEKKIQYFQNLLSSIQKNLSNDKYVTSVPENILSKERKKESDTLKKIYQLEKYLESLKK, encoded by the coding sequence ATGGATATTTCAATCAAATATGATCCAAAATCAGTAGAGAAAAAAAGATATCATTATTGGATGAAAGGAAATTATTTTTCATCTTATCCAGATGATAGAATTCCTTATACCATAGTTATGCCTCCTCCAAATATCACAGGAGTTCTTCATATAGGACATATGTTGAATAATACTATTCAGGATGTTTTGATTAGATATGCCAGAATGAAAGGATATAATGCTTGTTGGATTCCGGGGACAGATCATGCATCAATAGCAACAGAAGCTAAAGTGGTTGATCAATTAAAAAAACAAGGATTCTCCAAATCTTTTTTGGGAAGAGATAAATTTTTGAATTATGTTCTTGAATGGGCCAAAAAACATAAAAATATTATTTTTGATCAACTTAAAAAGTTGGGTTGTTCATGTGATTGGAAACGTACTCAATTTACTATGAATCAAAAGTTATCCAAATCTGTATCAAAAATTTTTATAGATTTGTATGAACATGGATATATCTATAGAGATTATCATGTTGTGAATTGGGATCCAGAAGCTAAAACGACTCTTTCTGATGAAGAAGTTGTTTATAAAGAACGTATTGGTCAACTTTATTATTTGAAATACCAAATAAAAGGAGAAAAAAATTATGTGACAGTAGCAACAACTCGTCCTGAAACAATATTTGGAGATACAGCTCTTTGTTTTCATCCATCCGATTCACGTTATTTTCATTTAACAGGAAAATATGCCAAAGTCCCAATAATCAATAAATATATTCCTATTATACAAGATTCGTATGTAGACAAAGATTTTGGAACAGGATGTTTAAAGATTACTCCAGCTCATGATATACATGATAAAAATATAGCTGATAAATACAAATTAGACATAATTGATATTTTTAATGAAGATGCTACTTTAAATGAAAAAGGTCTTCATTATAAAGGAATGAATCGTTTTGAAGTAAGAAAAAAAATTATTGAAGAATTAAAACAATTGGGATTCTTAGTCAGAATAGAAAAATATAATCACAAAATAGGTTTTTCGGAAAGAACTTTATCAATAGTAGAACAAAGATTATCTCTTCAATGGTTTTTGAAAATGAAAGAGATATCTCTTCCTGCTATAGAAGCAGTAAAAAATGGAGATATTCAATTTTATCCAAAAAAGTTGAATAAAATTTATTTTCAATGGATGAATCAAATTCGTGATTGGAATATATCTAGACAATTATGGTGGGGTCATCGTCTTCCTGTCTATTATTATGGGAACAAAACTAATGATTTTGTGGTTGCAGAAAGTTTAGAACAAGCATTGAAAAAAGCAAGAAAAAAAAGTAATAATTCATATTTAAGTTATGATGAAATATGGCAAGATCCAGATGTTTTAGATACTTGGTTTTCTTCTTGGTTATTTCCATTATCTGTTTTTGATGGAATTTGTCATCCTCATAATCATGAAATCTGTTATTACTATCCTACTGAAGATATAGTTACAGGGTCGGATATATTGTTTTTTTGGGTAGCACGTATGATTATAGCAGGTTTATTTTTTCAAAAAAAAAAACCCTTCAAAAGAGTTTTTTTTACCGGAATTATTAGAGATTCTAAAAATCAAAAAATATCAAAATCATTAAATAATTCTCCGGATCCTATGGATTTAATGAATCAATATGGAGCAGATGCAGTCCGTATGGGTCTTATGTTGAAAACTAGTGCTGGACAAGATTTTCATTTTGATGAAAAAATATGTTTACAAGGAAGAAACTTTTCCAACAAAATATGGAATGCTTTTCGTCTAATTAAAAGTTGGAAAATGCAAGAAAATAAAGAGATCCCTGATTCTTCACTAATTGCTATTAAATGGTTAAAAAATCGTTTTTATTATGTTTTGGAAATTTTTGAAAAACATTTTCAAGAATATAGATTGGATGAATCATTAATGGTTTTGTATAAGTTTATTTGGTATGATTTCTGTTCTTATTTTCTTGAAATTATTAAACCTATTCATGGAAATAGATGTATTTCAAAAATAGAATATTTAAGCAGTGTTAAGTTTTTTGAAAACATATTGAAATTATTACATCCATATATGCCTTTTCTATCAGAAGAAATTTGGAATCTTATTGAAAAAAGAAAACCAGAAGAAGCATTAATTATTTCTTCTTGGCCTGAAAAAAAATACTATGATTATGAAATGTTAGTTTCTTTCGAAAAAGTTACTCAAATAATATCTAAAATACGTAACATTAGAAATCAATGTCATATTTCTTATCAAAAGAGTTTTGTATTGTTTGCTATGAGAAAGAAAGAAAAAGAAGAAAAAGAATATGATTCTATCATATTAAAATTGGCTAATTTATCAGAAATTGTTTCTATATTGGAAAAACCTAAAAATACACCGTTATTTTCTTTTTT